One genomic window of Centropristis striata isolate RG_2023a ecotype Rhode Island chromosome 20, C.striata_1.0, whole genome shotgun sequence includes the following:
- the si:ch211-51a6.2 gene encoding neurotrypsin, which yields MDRTRVVPGFVPCCLVLALCVCAEVTQAGHLNTVQSAAPLICSEGFTELGYYNGSVSHTDTGSPCLKWTDFPDYMLQYPGRGLGEHSFCRNPDREANPWCFYRQSSGAISWAYCDCHQGAARLVGGSSGNSGRLEVYLNGQWGAVCDTQWTDRDASVICRQLGLGEIGTALQHSYFHPGSIFHYERLGCRGNENSLLECRSRKFVTSDCSPGNEAGLVCAEPEGTGIPLRLVGGLEDFEGRVEVYHGGRWGTICDDQWDDTDAEVVCRQLGLGGVAKAWTWAYFGQGVGPIFLDGVQCTGNELSLEECPHNIWEQHNCDHMEDAGVSCNPYTDGAVRLVGADSHWEGRVEIYHQGEWGTVCDDNWTELNAQVVCKQLGFRGRAEVTSDGVYEEGQGLILLDEVQCLGTETSLLACTHSEWGKHDCSHSEDVGVRCERGGGANEVPGISPSVGPLVRLVAGESRKEGRVEVYMNGQWGSVCDDGWNDVNAAVVCRQLGFIGVAKARSMAYFGEGQGPIHLDNVRCSGTEMSLGHCSAVGQDSHDCRHSEDAGVICDYTLDPVGDSAVAMQTCGQRLNNQRRRRRIIGGDKSLRGEWPWQVSLWLRSQSKGNHPLCGASLINPCWVVTAAHCFKRFGRDPTRYVLRLGDYHTEEQDDFERTLSPERIVIHRKYHSQGWEYDIALLRLKGTEGNCVAFNPHTGAVCLPEPGNRWEKRPAACVITGWGITDSEYSRTLLQAWVPLLPAWKCKKRYNERFTSRMLCAGSLSERHRVDSCQGDSGGPLVCQGEGGRWVLTGVISWGHGCGNPSFPGVYTRVSRFLRWIDKVISKPYKTL from the exons ctcctctcatctgttcagAAGGCTTTACAGAACTGGGCTACTATAACGGCTCAGTTTCACACACGGACACGGGCTCCCCCTGCCTGAAGTGGACAGACTTCCCAGATTACATGCTACAGTACCCAGGCCGAGGCCTGGGGGAGCACAGCTTCTGCCGAAACCCAGATCGAGAGGCCAACCCCTGGTGTTTCTACAGGCAGAGCTCAGGGGCCATCAGCTGGGCCTACTGCGACTGCCATCAGG GTGCAGCCAGATTGGTGGGGGGATCCTCAGGCAACAGTGGGCGTCTGGAGGTCTATCTGAATGGCCAGTGGGGGGCAGTGTGTGACACACAGTGGACAGACCGTGATGCCAGCGTCATATGCAGACAGCTAGGACTGGG TGAGATCGGCACAGCCCTGCAGCATTCCTACTTCCACCCAGGATCCATTTTCCACTATGAACGTCTGGGTTGCCGTGGTAACGAGAATTCTTTACTAGAGTGCCGGAGCAGGAAGTTTGTCACCAGCGACTGTAGCCCTGGAAACGAAGCAGGGCTGGTTTGTGCTGAACCTGAAG GCACTGGCATCCCTCTGAGGCTGGTGGGGGGCCTGGAGGACTTTGAGGGCCGCGTCGAAGTGTACCACGGTGGCAGGTGGGGGACCATTTGCGATGACCAGTGGGATGACACTGATGCCGAGGTGGTGTGCAGACAGTTGGGCCTGGG GGGCGTGGCCAAGGCATGGACATGGGCCTACTTCGGCCAGGGTGTTGGTCCCATCTTCCTGGATGGGGTTCAATGTACAGGCAATGAACTCTCTCTAGAGGAGTGTCCTCATAACATTTGGGAGCAACACAACTGTGACCACATGGAAGATGCGGGAGTATCCTGCAACCCATACACAG ATGGTGCAGTTCGTCTTGTGGGAGCAGACAGTCACTGGGAGGGTCGCGTGGAGATTTACCACCAGGGAGAATGGGGCACTGTGTGTGATGACAACTGGACTGAGCTCAACGCCCAGGTCGTATGTAAACAGCTGGGTTTCAG GGGCCGAGCCGAGGTGACTTCTGATGGGGTATATGAAGAAGGTCAGGGGCTGATCCTGCTGGACGAGGTGCAGTGTCTGGGAACAGAGACCAGTTTACTGGCCTGCACCCACTCTGAGTGGGGCAAACATGACTGCTCCCACAGTGAGGATGTAGGTGTCCGCTGTGAGAGGGGAGGTGGTGCCAATGAGGTTCCAGGCATTTCGCCTTCTGTGG GTCCTCTGGTGCGTTTGGTTGCTGGAGAGAGCAGGAAGGAGGGTAGAGTGGAGGTCTACATGAACGGACAGTGGGGGAGCGTGTGTGATGATGGCTGGAATGATGTCAATGCAGCTGTAGTTTGCAGACAGCTGGGATTTAT CGGTGTAGCTAAAGCTCGATCCATGGCATACTTTGGTGAGGGTCAAGGTCCCATCCATCTGGACAACGTTCGATGCTCAGGCACTGAGATGTCCTTAGGCCATTGTTCAGCTGTCGGTCAAGACAGCCATGACTGTCGCCACAGTGAGGATGCAGGCGTCATCTGTGACTACACACTGGATCCTGTGGGAGATTCTGCTGTGGCAATGCAGACTTGTGGCCAGAGACTCAATAACCAGCGTCGTCGACGCAGGATCATAGGCGGAGATAAGTCACTGAG GGGTGAGTGGCCCTGGCAGGTGTCTCTGTGGCTCAGGTCTCAGTCTAAAGGAAATCATCCTCTGTGTGGAGCATCACTCATTAACCCCTGCTGGGTTGTGACTGCTGCCCACTGTTTCAAGAG atTTGGCAGAGACCCGACCCGATATGTGTTGCGCCTGGGTGACTACCATACTGAGGAGCAGGATGACTTTGAACGCACCCTATCACCTGAACGCATCGTTATCCACAGGAAGTACCACAGTCAGGGCTGGGAGTATGACATAGCTCTGCTGCGGCTCAAAGGCACAGAGGGCAACTGTGTGGCATTCAACCCTCATACTGGTGCAGTGTGTCTGCCAGAGCCAGGTAACAGATGGGAGAAGAGGCCTGCTGCCTGTGTGATCACTGGCTGGGGAATTACAG ACTCGGAGTACTCCCGGACTCTGCTCCAGGCCTGGGTCCCCCTGCTGCCAGCCTGGAAGTGTAAGAAGCGGTACAACGAGCGTTTCACCAGCCGCATGCTGTGTGCCGGAAGCCTGTCAGAGCGCCACCGTGTGGACAGTTGCCAGGGTGACAGTGGAGGTCCACTGGTTTGCCAGGGGGAGGGGGGCCGGTGGGTGCTGACAGGGGTCATCTCCTGGGGTCATGGCTGTGGTAACCCCTCATTCCCTGGGGTGTACACACGTGTTAGTAGGTTCCTGAGATGGATTGACAAAGTCATCAGCAAACCCTACAAGACCTTATAA